One genomic segment of Alkalimarinus alittae includes these proteins:
- a CDS encoding Hsp70 family protein yields MTNQQPQYLIGIDLGTTNTVVAYADMQRPLTPDNCQIFEIEQLVAAGEVAKRPLLPSFRYHPTKGELSESDLVLPWSGSVESELSGELSQVVVGEWARELGAKVDGRQVVSAKSWLSHPQVDRSADILPWAGAEGVDKVSPVLASSSYLFHVRNAWNTAHPSALIEHQEVVITVPASFDEGARALTVEAAERAGFGKVLLLEEPQAVCYDWYARQGEDAQTALANIKLLLVCDVGGGTTDLSLIKVAKGKDDQLTLTRVGVGNHLMLGGDNVDLALAHKAEYQINGGSSAKKLSTANLSQLIQQTRQAKELLLGENAPESAKVTVLGSGSKLIGGAKSCHLTQQEVRDIALDGFFPKISFEQRPVARRSGMVEFGLPYAPDPAVSKYLAEFIADHQDACKASLVGDASFDSNDVAIPDAVLFNGGVFNSSILSERALSVLTDWRSDKVTMLTNNNPNLAVAQGAVAYAKARRGAQLKIGGGSARTFFLVLEQTETAKQAICLMPKGTEEDQELTLSERKFALQLGQPVQFHLLSTTADHVYQPGEIITIDDEMFAKQTFISLPPLVVVLEKTELDSVTVSLATSLTEVGTLQIDCVGENQQRWHVEFEIRKQLSSQRVHQATEKLPAGFERARQKVEEVFGNSKKEANPKAVKTLRVDIEKALGKRDSWEVPVLRALFDELLEGKKRRRRSAAHERIWFNLAGYGLRPGFGYPIDDWRIEQVWDLYQPGLQFGQETQVWIDWWTFWRRAAGGLNAVQQVSIYEDIAKYLKPAALTSRKLQAEAKQKSYDDMVKLAAVLEHLPVEDKTELTQWLLKRLEKPAETITSWWAVGRIASRMPFHGSAHNVIAKDDVQRWLPQLLKVDWKKNQQVAFAAVLMTRMSGDRSRDIDEDWRNKVVEKLTLAKAPASWVEMVETVKELDEAETKRVFGEGLPVGLKLIQ; encoded by the coding sequence AGTGAGTCCGATTTGGTTTTGCCGTGGTCAGGCTCTGTAGAGAGTGAATTATCGGGTGAGCTTTCGCAAGTGGTTGTGGGTGAGTGGGCGAGAGAGCTAGGCGCCAAGGTTGATGGGCGACAAGTAGTGAGTGCTAAAAGCTGGTTGTCTCATCCTCAAGTTGATCGCAGTGCTGATATATTACCTTGGGCGGGCGCCGAAGGCGTGGATAAAGTGTCGCCGGTATTAGCGTCTTCAAGTTATTTATTCCATGTGCGAAATGCCTGGAATACGGCTCACCCTAGTGCGTTGATCGAGCATCAAGAAGTGGTGATTACTGTCCCCGCTTCTTTTGACGAAGGCGCAAGAGCGCTAACCGTAGAAGCCGCAGAGCGAGCTGGGTTCGGTAAGGTCTTATTGTTAGAAGAGCCTCAAGCGGTTTGTTATGACTGGTACGCACGACAGGGTGAAGATGCACAAACTGCGCTCGCTAACATTAAATTATTGCTTGTTTGCGATGTGGGTGGTGGCACGACAGACCTTAGTTTGATCAAGGTGGCTAAGGGTAAAGATGACCAGCTTACATTAACCCGCGTAGGCGTGGGCAATCACTTGATGCTTGGCGGGGACAATGTTGATCTCGCATTGGCTCATAAAGCAGAGTATCAAATCAATGGTGGTTCATCTGCTAAAAAACTTAGTACCGCCAACTTGTCGCAGTTAATACAGCAAACCCGTCAAGCTAAAGAGTTATTGTTAGGCGAGAATGCACCCGAAAGCGCTAAGGTTACGGTATTAGGGAGTGGCTCTAAGTTGATAGGGGGCGCCAAAAGCTGTCACCTCACTCAGCAAGAAGTCAGAGATATTGCGCTAGATGGGTTTTTCCCTAAGATTAGTTTTGAGCAACGACCTGTCGCTCGCCGCAGTGGCATGGTTGAGTTTGGCTTGCCTTATGCCCCAGACCCCGCGGTGAGTAAGTACCTAGCTGAGTTTATTGCTGATCACCAAGATGCTTGTAAGGCATCATTAGTGGGTGATGCGTCTTTTGATAGCAATGATGTCGCGATACCCGATGCAGTGTTATTTAATGGCGGTGTTTTTAATAGCTCAATACTGAGTGAACGTGCATTAAGTGTGCTGACTGATTGGCGTAGCGATAAGGTCACAATGCTGACTAACAATAATCCGAACCTTGCCGTGGCTCAAGGTGCTGTCGCTTATGCTAAAGCCAGACGCGGTGCTCAGCTTAAAATTGGCGGAGGTTCTGCACGTACTTTCTTTTTGGTATTAGAACAAACTGAGACGGCTAAACAGGCTATTTGTCTGATGCCAAAGGGCACTGAAGAAGATCAAGAACTGACATTAAGCGAGCGAAAGTTTGCCTTACAGCTAGGGCAGCCAGTACAGTTTCATTTGTTATCAACCACGGCAGATCATGTTTACCAACCTGGCGAAATTATCACGATTGATGATGAAATGTTCGCCAAGCAGACATTTATTTCGCTACCGCCCTTAGTGGTTGTGCTAGAGAAGACTGAATTAGACTCAGTCACGGTGTCACTCGCGACGAGCCTGACAGAAGTCGGCACATTACAGATTGATTGTGTTGGCGAAAATCAACAGCGTTGGCATGTAGAGTTTGAAATACGAAAACAGCTATCTAGCCAGCGAGTCCACCAGGCTACAGAAAAGCTTCCTGCAGGGTTTGAACGTGCACGCCAAAAAGTGGAAGAGGTGTTTGGCAACAGCAAAAAAGAAGCAAACCCCAAAGCGGTTAAAACCCTGAGAGTTGATATTGAAAAAGCGCTGGGTAAACGTGATAGCTGGGAAGTACCCGTACTACGGGCGCTGTTTGACGAGTTATTAGAAGGCAAAAAGCGCCGTCGCCGCTCTGCCGCACATGAACGCATTTGGTTTAATCTAGCAGGCTATGGTTTGCGACCAGGCTTTGGTTATCCGATTGATGATTGGCGCATTGAGCAAGTGTGGGATCTGTACCAACCGGGTTTGCAGTTTGGTCAAGAAACTCAAGTCTGGATAGATTGGTGGACGTTTTGGAGAAGAGCCGCAGGCGGCCTAAACGCCGTTCAACAGGTCAGTATTTATGAAGATATTGCAAAATACCTAAAACCTGCCGCGCTAACGAGTCGAAAGCTACAAGCCGAAGCGAAGCAGAAATCATACGACGATATGGTCAAGCTGGCCGCTGTGCTTGAGCATTTACCGGTTGAAGATAAAACGGAACTGACCCAGTGGTTATTGAAAAGACTAGAAAAACCTGCTGAAACCATTACCAGTTGGTGGGCTGTTGGCCGTATCGCCTCGCGCATGCCTTTTCATGGTAGCGCGCATAATGTGATTGCTAAAGACGATGTGCAACGCTGGTTACCACAGTTGTTAAAAGTCGACTGGAAGAAAAATCAGCAAGTCGCCTTTGCGGCGGTATTGATGACCCGAATGAGTGGTGATAGAAGTCGGGATATTGACGAAGATTGGCGTAATAAGGTTGTCGAAAAGCTCACGCTCGCAAAAGCGCCCGCCAGCTGGGTTGAGATGGTTGAAACGGTTAAAGAGTTGGACGAGGCAGAAACCAAGCGGGTATTTGGTGAAGGCTTACCTGTTGGCCTTAAATTGATCCAGTAA
- a CDS encoding LysE family translocator has protein sequence MELGLWTFVISITVLTLTPGVDTLLIVRNTTRGGWKDGAVSSLGICFGLFVHATVSAVGISLILLQTAWAFNALKLAGACYLVWLGIGSFRSAFQRGISLEPKSVAPFQAFNIYRSFREGLLSNVLNPKTVIFYMAFLPQFINPQASAMAQSLFLAALHFLIAMTWQCMLALIVIKAKDVMMQPKMGRFFEGVAGALFVGLGVKLALDAD, from the coding sequence GTGGAGCTAGGGCTTTGGACCTTTGTGATATCCATTACGGTATTGACCCTTACGCCGGGTGTCGATACCCTGCTGATTGTACGTAATACCACGAGAGGTGGTTGGAAAGACGGTGCCGTCAGTAGTTTGGGCATTTGCTTTGGTCTTTTTGTTCATGCGACGGTTTCTGCTGTAGGTATCTCGCTAATATTGCTGCAAACAGCGTGGGCGTTTAATGCTTTAAAGCTCGCAGGCGCGTGCTATTTGGTGTGGTTAGGCATTGGTAGCTTTCGTAGCGCGTTTCAGCGTGGTATTTCTCTAGAGCCTAAGTCAGTGGCGCCGTTTCAGGCCTTTAATATTTATCGCTCATTTCGAGAAGGTTTATTGTCGAATGTGCTCAACCCCAAAACTGTTATTTTCTATATGGCTTTTCTGCCGCAATTTATTAATCCGCAAGCGTCTGCGATGGCTCAATCTTTGTTCTTAGCCGCGTTGCACTTCTTGATTGCGATGACTTGGCAGTGCATGTTAGCGCTTATTGTTATTAAAGCCAAAGACGTCATGATGCAACCTAAAATGGGTCGGTTTTTTGAGGGTGTTGCGGGTGCATTGTTTGTGGGGTTAGGAGTAAAGCTCGCATTAGACGCTGATTAA
- a CDS encoding transporter substrate-binding domain-containing protein — MPFALLVHILLLSIFTSSLAYANDVTIVKHYQQHARYAFGLKVLDLSLSKLDADYKIIGPGLQRVNEARGEALVISGFYDIEFLSATTQREAQMIPIKIPIYQGLLGLRLLLVTPESNTQISKVSNLNALQAFIGGHGRHWADLPVYEANNLKVVTAVKYEKLFEMLKNKRFDYFHRGVNEIWGELEKYGDDVVVADNIMLYYPQPVYFFVSKHRPELAQQLEKGLQIAKRDGSYKALFLAYYQDTLTRSNLASRNLITLINPTVPSDAPTIDTHWWMPQDKTVP; from the coding sequence ATGCCCTTTGCTCTACTGGTACACATTTTACTATTATCTATTTTCACTTCGTCATTAGCGTATGCTAATGACGTCACCATCGTTAAACATTATCAGCAACATGCCCGTTACGCATTCGGCCTTAAAGTATTAGATCTCTCACTCAGCAAGCTAGACGCTGACTATAAAATTATTGGCCCAGGCCTTCAGCGTGTCAATGAAGCTAGAGGCGAAGCCCTCGTAATTAGCGGCTTTTATGATATTGAGTTTTTATCTGCTACCACTCAGCGAGAAGCTCAAATGATCCCCATTAAAATACCGATATATCAAGGTCTTTTAGGTTTGAGACTATTACTCGTCACGCCAGAGTCGAATACTCAAATAAGTAAAGTGAGTAACCTAAACGCGTTACAAGCATTCATCGGAGGACATGGCCGGCACTGGGCAGATTTACCGGTTTATGAAGCCAATAACCTAAAAGTAGTCACTGCCGTTAAATATGAAAAACTTTTTGAGATGCTCAAAAATAAACGGTTCGACTACTTTCATCGTGGCGTAAATGAAATTTGGGGAGAGTTAGAAAAGTATGGGGATGACGTGGTGGTTGCCGATAATATCATGCTCTACTACCCACAACCGGTCTACTTTTTTGTCAGCAAGCATCGGCCTGAACTGGCTCAACAGCTTGAAAAAGGACTTCAAATAGCTAAAAGGGACGGTTCTTACAAGGCGCTATTTTTAGCTTACTACCAAGATACATTAACGCGGTCTAACCTTGCATCAAGGAACCTAATAACACTAATAAACCCAACAGTGCCAAGCGACGCTCCGACTATTGATACCCATTGGTGGATGCCACAAGACAAAACAGTGCCTTAA
- a CDS encoding universal stress protein — translation MFNKILIPVDLENELFAEKALSVAIQQAESSKASLHVVTVIPGFGMSMVGSFFPEDAMEKAITAVNKRLKQYVEKNVPKSIKVSIKALQGKSHKEILKESKAVGADLIVIPSHNYTRVDKALLGSTTSRVVERAKVSVMVIKP, via the coding sequence ATGTTCAATAAGATTTTAATTCCGGTAGACCTTGAAAATGAACTGTTTGCAGAAAAGGCATTATCCGTGGCTATTCAGCAGGCGGAAAGCTCAAAGGCTAGTTTGCATGTGGTGACCGTTATTCCGGGGTTTGGCATGTCGATGGTAGGGTCGTTCTTCCCAGAAGATGCGATGGAGAAGGCGATAACCGCAGTCAATAAGCGGTTAAAACAGTATGTCGAAAAAAATGTACCCAAGTCGATTAAGGTTAGTATTAAAGCGTTGCAGGGTAAATCGCATAAAGAAATTTTAAAAGAATCAAAAGCGGTGGGTGCAGACCTTATTGTGATACCTAGCCATAACTATACTAGGGTCGATAAAGCGCTGCTAGGCTCAACCACTAGTCGGGTGGTTGAGCGCGCTAAAGTGTCAGTAATGGTTATTAAACCCTAA
- a CDS encoding SIMPL domain-containing protein (The SIMPL domain is named for its presence in mouse protein SIMPL (signalling molecule that associates with mouse pelle-like kinase). Bacterial member BP26, from Brucella, was shown to assemble into a channel-like structure, while YggE from E. coli has been associated with resistance to oxidative stress.) yields MRYTLVITMMATLFLSLPSYAEDLNYNLYQLSVSAEDEIDNDIMKVTLLATHQASLSSEANKVVNKQMTSALEVLKKTSNIKYETGNYQTQPIYQNQQIAGWKASQEIELKSADFNQLSTLVGKLQKDLKISSMGFEVSKVVRQKAEQRLAVDALSQFKAHALLVQKTMGASGYQIVTADVNTGSSRPPIRYSMMRSEMAMASDSPGPAVEGGNSTINVSVSGQVQLTFN; encoded by the coding sequence ATGAGATATACATTAGTAATCACAATGATGGCGACATTGTTTTTATCGCTGCCCTCTTACGCTGAAGACCTCAATTACAACCTGTACCAACTATCTGTTAGCGCCGAAGATGAAATAGACAATGACATCATGAAGGTCACGCTGCTAGCAACTCATCAAGCATCCCTCTCATCAGAAGCCAACAAAGTCGTCAATAAGCAAATGACCTCTGCATTAGAGGTACTCAAAAAAACATCAAACATTAAATACGAGACCGGCAATTACCAAACACAGCCTATTTATCAAAACCAACAAATAGCCGGATGGAAAGCCTCTCAAGAAATTGAGCTCAAAAGCGCTGATTTCAACCAGTTATCCACTCTTGTGGGCAAGCTACAAAAGGACCTTAAGATATCATCAATGGGGTTTGAAGTGAGCAAAGTCGTTCGTCAAAAAGCGGAACAACGCCTTGCTGTAGACGCGCTCAGTCAGTTTAAGGCGCACGCTTTGCTGGTACAAAAAACCATGGGCGCAAGCGGTTATCAAATTGTGACGGCGGACGTTAATACGGGTTCTAGCCGCCCACCTATTCGCTATTCGATGATGCGATCTGAAATGGCAATGGCATCAGACTCACCAGGGCCCGCGGTTGAAGGCGGCAATAGCACGATTAACGTCAGTGTATCGGGTCAGGTTCAGCTGACATTTAATTAA
- a CDS encoding DUF5683 domain-containing protein: MSSAGIAAVLSLIIPGVGQIYNGYFLRGIFWLIITPGFWIGSGGMLGWICHLIAAYTAYQKAEEKLAQDAVDG, translated from the coding sequence ATGTCGAGTGCAGGTATCGCAGCGGTATTGAGCTTAATTATTCCGGGTGTCGGGCAAATTTATAATGGTTATTTTTTAAGAGGCATATTCTGGCTGATTATCACGCCTGGCTTTTGGATTGGTTCGGGGGGGATGTTAGGCTGGATTTGTCATCTTATTGCCGCATACACAGCGTATCAAAAAGCGGAAGAGAAACTGGCGCAAGACGCGGTGGATGGTTAG
- a CDS encoding copper-binding protein, with protein MKVKMNIRVVVALLMMTLVGCAVNSQPTNSGHGASIASMGQPVREVSAYGFITQVSVATHVVNIKHAPIPEMNWAPMVMNFNVAESVDLSPFKRGDKVQFVLEVDQALNYRIKALSALAN; from the coding sequence GTGAAGGTTAAGATGAATATACGAGTAGTCGTTGCATTATTGATGATGACCCTTGTCGGCTGTGCGGTTAATAGTCAGCCAACCAATAGCGGTCATGGGGCATCTATAGCGTCGATGGGGCAACCTGTACGAGAGGTATCTGCTTATGGCTTTATTACCCAAGTATCGGTAGCAACCCATGTTGTGAACATTAAACATGCACCTATACCTGAGATGAACTGGGCGCCGATGGTCATGAATTTTAATGTTGCTGAGAGTGTTGATTTATCGCCTTTTAAGCGGGGCGACAAAGTGCAGTTTGTTTTAGAAGTAGACCAAGCGTTAAATTATCGAATTAAAGCCCTATCAGCGCTAGCAAACTAG
- a CDS encoding MFS transporter has product MNSHSKISSLVYVIALTQFAMPFMFSGVGITLPLMGVELHASAVALGLIETGYLGAVTAFLLPVGRLADATDKKTLFKVGLLGYGLLTLSIGFASSPALIITLRIIQGVFGAMVMATGMALITEVVAKENLGKAMGLSIGAIYAGLAAGPFIGGIITSSFGWRWVYFMTGVVLLLSFLLTHTLMNSQWKRPQMKVDWLGSAAVIAIIICLIAGSAILDETHWGGVLLVVGLISIPVFFWIEKRVDQPLLRFDRLRSNAVLSNALLSQLLMYSGSFGMTFLYSLYLQEVKALSPQEAGQILVIGPVLMAITAPLFGRLADRVQPTKITLAGIISTAISLMMATQVGADTSLVYICTTIILQGLGFAMFSSPNMTMIMSSVAAEHYSMASALASKTRYLGMVISMVIITLLMSSLIGVGTIRASLDRYLSVMQYSFVAFSVLSLVGVTLMIKLIAQHATKHS; this is encoded by the coding sequence ATGAACTCACATTCAAAAATTTCGTCACTCGTTTATGTCATCGCGTTAACTCAGTTTGCCATGCCTTTTATGTTTTCAGGCGTAGGAATCACCCTACCTTTAATGGGAGTAGAACTGCATGCAAGCGCGGTCGCCCTAGGCTTAATTGAGACGGGCTATTTAGGTGCAGTCACAGCTTTTCTTTTACCTGTTGGCCGACTCGCTGACGCGACAGACAAAAAGACACTTTTTAAAGTGGGGTTACTCGGATATGGACTTCTAACGCTTTCTATTGGCTTTGCGTCTAGCCCCGCCCTTATTATTACGCTAAGGATCATCCAAGGCGTTTTCGGAGCTATGGTCATGGCCACAGGAATGGCGCTTATCACTGAAGTTGTTGCAAAAGAGAATCTTGGGAAGGCGATGGGGTTATCGATTGGCGCTATCTACGCGGGGTTAGCCGCAGGGCCTTTTATTGGCGGTATTATTACCTCTTCGTTTGGCTGGCGGTGGGTCTATTTTATGACCGGCGTAGTCCTTTTACTCTCGTTTTTACTCACGCATACCCTTATGAACAGCCAGTGGAAGCGGCCTCAAATGAAAGTCGACTGGCTAGGTAGCGCAGCGGTGATTGCTATCATTATCTGTTTAATTGCCGGCAGTGCTATTTTAGATGAGACTCATTGGGGAGGGGTTTTATTAGTTGTTGGCCTTATCAGCATTCCAGTGTTTTTCTGGATCGAAAAGAGAGTCGATCAGCCTCTTCTTAGATTTGACAGACTTCGCTCAAATGCAGTGCTATCTAATGCATTACTGTCACAATTATTGATGTATTCTGGATCGTTCGGCATGACTTTTCTTTACAGCCTGTATTTACAAGAAGTTAAAGCGCTGTCCCCTCAAGAAGCGGGTCAAATACTGGTGATAGGCCCGGTATTAATGGCCATAACCGCCCCACTATTTGGTCGCTTAGCCGACCGAGTACAGCCCACAAAAATAACACTAGCAGGCATAATTTCAACTGCTATTAGTTTAATGATGGCCACCCAAGTGGGCGCGGATACCTCTCTTGTTTATATTTGCACTACCATCATTTTACAAGGCTTAGGGTTTGCGATGTTTTCATCCCCTAATATGACTATGATTATGAGCAGCGTAGCTGCCGAGCACTATAGTATGGCGTCAGCATTAGCCTCAAAAACGCGCTATTTAGGAATGGTGATCAGTATGGTGATTATCACTCTATTGATGTCGTCACTGATCGGTGTAGGCACCATAAGAGCATCGTTAGACCGTTATCTATCAGTTATGCAGTATTCATTTGTAGCGTTCTCTGTACTGTCTTTGGTGGGGGTAACGCTTATGATTAAGCTGATAGCGCAGCATGCAACCAAACATAGTTAA
- a CDS encoding esterase/lipase family protein, whose product MSDAEYKAKKGSSNVDYRYWGNVSRAVLNGVVGDYLVSQNNPLAIDMGFYHQGKPLSLPNPDMTVTNKVAVLLHGLTNLETIWDIDTGLNADSGIDVEGGEARSKIANYGAYLQRDFGYTPLFLRYNTGLSIEENGRQFTQLMDALITAYPKPIDEIIFVGFSLGGLLMRYAQKNAIAAKALWLEKLTQCFYLGTPHEGSYFERFGHLASSVVRSVPKEYINHWADWIDVRSEGIQDLKHGLAHLRNVESEKDDAHGSCGSFYQHARHHFISGSLSGESNSVLNKLFGDALVSKNSANPNSAPEGSQFTHFEGIPHIPLAHTETVYQQIKQWIEEAATTTQLMTYHPLEIDYTVPPKVMQLSHVDGNLSGLNTEQREMVAGAFDLMAVGYEKTVEAVEKVHLSIAKEPHAVLSRIPVVNSVSTIVERSQVGITEGVYESVKLGGILFRTASKLLKI is encoded by the coding sequence ATGAGTGACGCAGAATACAAAGCGAAAAAAGGATCGTCAAACGTTGACTACCGTTATTGGGGCAATGTTAGCAGGGCAGTGCTTAATGGTGTTGTAGGGGATTACCTCGTCTCACAGAACAATCCTTTAGCGATCGATATGGGCTTTTACCATCAGGGTAAACCGTTATCGTTGCCAAACCCCGACATGACGGTGACGAATAAAGTTGCAGTGCTATTACATGGCTTAACCAATCTTGAAACAATTTGGGATATCGATACAGGCCTGAATGCTGATTCAGGTATAGATGTCGAAGGGGGCGAGGCTCGTTCTAAAATAGCTAATTATGGCGCCTACTTACAACGTGACTTTGGTTATACGCCGCTTTTTTTGCGTTATAACACGGGTCTGTCTATAGAAGAAAATGGCAGGCAGTTTACTCAATTAATGGATGCCCTTATTACGGCATACCCAAAACCAATTGATGAGATTATCTTTGTCGGTTTTAGTTTGGGTGGTTTGCTGATGCGTTATGCTCAAAAGAATGCCATTGCCGCCAAAGCTCTCTGGTTAGAAAAACTTACTCAATGTTTTTATCTTGGCACGCCACACGAAGGGTCTTATTTTGAGCGTTTTGGCCATTTGGCCAGTTCAGTCGTACGTTCTGTGCCCAAAGAATATATTAATCACTGGGCTGACTGGATTGATGTGAGAAGTGAAGGAATTCAAGACCTTAAACATGGCTTAGCGCATTTACGAAATGTAGAGAGTGAGAAGGATGATGCTCATGGCTCGTGTGGAAGTTTTTATCAACATGCTCGACACCACTTTATTAGTGGTTCGTTGTCAGGAGAAAGTAATAGCGTATTAAATAAGTTATTTGGTGATGCATTGGTTTCAAAGAACAGTGCAAACCCTAACTCCGCGCCAGAAGGTAGCCAGTTTACCCACTTTGAAGGTATTCCTCATATCCCCTTAGCTCATACCGAGACGGTTTATCAGCAAATTAAACAATGGATTGAAGAGGCTGCCACAACAACGCAACTAATGACTTACCACCCGTTAGAAATCGACTATACCGTTCCGCCGAAAGTAATGCAGTTAAGCCATGTTGATGGGAATTTATCAGGGTTGAATACTGAACAGCGAGAGATGGTTGCAGGGGCGTTTGATTTAATGGCGGTAGGGTACGAAAAAACAGTCGAGGCGGTTGAGAAAGTTCATCTCTCGATTGCAAAAGAACCACATGCTGTCTTGAGCAGAATACCCGTTGTGAACTCGGTATCCACTATAGTTGAACGTTCACAGGTAGGAATAACGGAGGGGGTGTATGAGTCTGTTAAGTTGGGCGGAATACTGTTCCGTACGGCGTCCAAACTATTAAAAATTTAG
- a CDS encoding OmpP1/FadL family transporter — protein sequence MSQRVRSISALASALSLAALPTLSLASGYALNEQSASASGMANAGSAANPENATIQYFNPAGLTHLDKAQVTGGVAFINVDTSFKGSATNTIGQPVNGSMGGDFVGTAVVPNLYMSTPINDKWAAGIGIFAPFGTSGNYNDDFVGRFFADETELKALAVQPTIAYKVNDQWSVGLGIDFIHAEGTLTKFQDYSALSVTNSIPLSMIKEGHFDVSGDDNAVGWNFGVMYQPTADTTIGFNYKSKVDIELNGDASITNVPAKTGNPTAPIAYVTLKEKALVPLTLPESVTLSLKQQINTDWAFYAGATWTRWSQFENLDILSGQGTGPVSALAGPKYGQAGMIGHVPEQWENVWAFSVGTSYAYSNAVTLKAGYAYDESPIQKEFRTARVPATDRNWFTVGAQYKMEGDWVLDGALGYLFIDDVKIDEHDYRVDGSQIGYSNAKGTYELSAYALALQLTKRF from the coding sequence ATGTCTCAAAGAGTAAGGTCAATTTCCGCGTTAGCGAGTGCATTATCTCTCGCCGCACTTCCCACTTTATCACTGGCTTCTGGTTACGCATTAAACGAGCAAAGTGCCTCTGCATCAGGTATGGCCAATGCGGGCTCTGCAGCAAACCCAGAGAATGCAACTATCCAGTACTTTAACCCTGCGGGCTTGACTCATTTAGATAAAGCTCAAGTAACCGGCGGTGTTGCCTTTATTAATGTAGATACCAGCTTCAAGGGCAGCGCAACCAATACTATTGGTCAGCCAGTCAACGGTTCTATGGGCGGTGACTTTGTCGGAACAGCCGTAGTACCGAACCTCTACATGTCTACCCCAATCAATGATAAATGGGCCGCAGGCATCGGCATATTCGCGCCCTTCGGTACATCAGGCAACTATAACGATGACTTCGTTGGGCGTTTTTTCGCAGATGAAACTGAACTGAAGGCGCTAGCTGTTCAACCGACCATTGCCTACAAAGTGAACGATCAATGGTCTGTGGGTTTAGGGATTGATTTTATTCATGCTGAAGGCACGTTAACTAAATTTCAGGACTACTCAGCATTATCTGTAACAAATAGCATTCCTTTGTCCATGATTAAAGAAGGTCATTTTGACGTTTCAGGTGACGACAACGCCGTAGGTTGGAACTTCGGTGTGATGTATCAACCCACAGCGGATACTACTATCGGATTTAACTATAAATCTAAAGTAGATATCGAACTGAACGGTGATGCGTCTATCACCAATGTACCCGCAAAAACAGGCAACCCAACCGCCCCTATTGCCTATGTAACGTTAAAAGAAAAAGCATTGGTTCCATTAACACTGCCAGAAAGTGTGACGTTGAGTTTAAAGCAGCAGATTAATACTGACTGGGCATTTTATGCGGGCGCAACCTGGACTCGTTGGTCTCAGTTTGAGAACCTTGATATTTTAAGTGGTCAGGGTACAGGCCCTGTGTCAGCTCTAGCGGGTCCTAAATACGGCCAAGCTGGCATGATTGGCCATGTACCTGAGCAATGGGAAAACGTGTGGGCATTCTCTGTAGGTACCTCTTACGCATACTCAAATGCCGTTACACTTAAGGCAGGTTATGCATACGATGAGTCTCCTATTCAGAAAGAGTTCCGTACTGCGCGTGTACCGGCAACCGATCGTAACTGGTTCACGGTAGGTGCTCAGTATAAGATGGAAGGCGACTGGGTATTAGACGGCGCGCTGGGTTATTTGTTTATTGATGACGTGAAAATTGATGAACATGACTACCGTGTCGATGGTAGCCAAATAGGTTATTCAAACGCAAAAGGTACTTATGAGCTAAGTGCTTACGCGTTGGCTTTGCAGTTAACTAAGCGTTTCTAA